Within Garra rufa chromosome 9, GarRuf1.0, whole genome shotgun sequence, the genomic segment tatgcaaagagtcagtatttgcagtgttggcccttctttttcaggacctctgcaattggactggacatgctctcaatcaacttctgggccaaatcctgactgatagcaacccattctttcataatcacttcttggagtttgtcagaattagtgggtttttgtttgtccacccgcctcttgaggattgaccacaagttttaagatctggggagtttccaggccatggacccaaaatgtcaacgttttggtccccgagccacttagttatcacttttgccttatggcacggtgctccatcgtgctggaaaatgcattgttcttcaccaaactgttgttggattgttggaagaagttgctgttggagggtgttttggtaccattctttattcatggctgtgtttttgggcaaaattgtgagtgagcccactcccttggatgagaagcaaccccacacatgaatggtctcaggatgctttactgttggcatgacacaggactgatggtagcgctcaccttttcttctccggacaagcctttttccagatgccccaaacaatcggaaagaggcttcatcggagaatatgactttgccccagtcctcagcggtccattctccatactttttgcagaagatcaatctgtccctgatgggttttttggagagaagtggcttctttgctgcccttcttgacaccaggccatcttccaaaagtcttggcctcactgtgtgttcagatgcgctcacacctgcctgctgccattcctgagcaagctctgcactggtggcactccgatcccgcagctcaatcctctttaggagaccatcctggcgcttgctggactttcttggacgccctgaagccttcttaataaGAATTGAACCTtattgaagttcttgatgatcctataaatagttgatttaggtgcaatcttagtagccacaatatgtAGCCAcgatgatggctgcacgcgtttctttgcaggtcaccatggttaacaatggaggaacaatgatttcaagcatcaccctccttttaacatgtcaagtctgccattctaacccaatcagcctgacataatgatctccagccttgtgctcgtcaacattctcacctgagttaacaagacgattactgaaatgatctcagcaggtcctttaatgacagcaatgaaatgcagtggaaagtttttttttcgggattaagttaattttcatggcaaagaaggactatgcaattcatctgatcactcttcataacattctggagtatatgcaaattgctattataaaaacttaagcagtgacttttccaatttccaatatttatgtaattctcaacttttggccacgactgtatgtatAGTTAGGTGCAGGGTGTAATTTCATGTCATGCATGAATTCTGTGATTTCTGTGTTTAGTTGCCTGTGTGTTATCACAGTAAGTAAAGATTGCTTTCACACTGTCAGTTAAGCAGTGTcaagggtaacgcattacaagttaTGAAATCAGATTACTTTGTTCAGTTACTTTGTTCAAGTAAGTAGTAtaatttaatttacaagaaattaTCTTGAATTGCTTGCTTAAAAAAATAATGGCAGTTACTTCATTTTCCCATTTAtttctgcatttttttatttCCTATCCCCATGTTGAGCGAAATCAGGAGGAAATGcagacagtgttgggggtaacaaattacaagtaatgcaagttacataataatattactttttccaagtaactagtaaagtaacgcattactttttaattggcaACAAAATAACTGctactttttcccccatttattgattgaaagctctcctgtccccatgttgagagaaattgtaagatgttactttagttctagaataaatgtgaacatgcattaattcaactcattcactaaaaaacagatccagtattcttcaaaatgaataaaaacggtgaaattcaacacaaacctgcaataattaaacatgttaaataatacaaatatcctttatgtatttaaccccattttattaaccgatgtctttgctgccgaccttcgatgatccaattcatccatactaataaacaaaaattactcaagatgcttttggtgtaaaaaggcttttgccaaaaatagaactttttatattaaaaacaaacaagcaagccctgcccagatttaaaaagtaatgtaacgcagtACTTTCCATaaaacgtaattagttacttttttagggagtaactcaatattgtaacacattacttttaaaagtaccgTATTTTCCGCACTATAAGGCGTGCCTAAGAGCCttaaattttctaaaaaattggCTGTGCGCCTAAAAATCCGGTGCACATTTTGACTGACTGTCACACCATTACAGGAACGTAATACGTACAGTACGTACGCTGGCAGCGATAAACCAATCAGAGAACATTACGTAATACGTACAGTACGTACACTTAACAACATTTGTTTGTTAGACAGACTCCAACAATGATGAGCGAGAACCTTGCATGTTTGATGGCGAAATTGCCCAGCTGTTGAATTCAGACACAGAAGATGAGGACTTTGATGGATTTGTGGGAGAAGattgattaaaaaataatgtgAGTGTTTTATTAAATAGTAGAATAAAGTTCAACTAAACTCACTGTTTTGCTTCCGTTACGTTTTTGTAGACCGTATGTTTTAGCATGCGCCTTATAATCCGGTGCGCCTTATGGTGCAGAAAATACGGTAACTTTATGcagctttatgtatttaatcctgttttattaaccaatgtctttgctgctgaccttcagtcaaattaaaaacaaacaagcaggcCCAGGTCAAAAAAAGTAGCACAGAAGTAGTCAAAAAAAGCAACAGACACAAGTAGTTACTATTTTTGTGGAGAAATGCAGTATTGTAATGTGTTAGATTTAAAAGCAACTTTCCCAACACTGCTTACACGTTCTGATAAGAACATGCAGTGTAACATAGTTCAATTGtgcatttttgtcattatttgttGATGAATTCAAGTCGTAATATTGCTTTTATGCTGTGTTTTTATGCTGTTTATCCATTTAATCTCTTACAGGATGCATTTGGTTAACTAACCAGTTACAAAGCTCTTCGGTTTATCAGAGTTCTTACGTTATTTAGCTTCAGTTCATGCAACTTAAAAGGAGGAAAAAGTTTAGATTcagatgcaataaaataaaataacaaagggGTGATTCTACGAACAGAGAGCTACTATATTTGCAGACGGTGAAAGGAAATTTTAGAAATCACACTACAGCCAGTATGAACTGTAATGTATAAGAGTGCATTTGAGTAAAGGCTTCATTAATGTCAGTGGACTCCACCCTTTAGAGCTAACTGTTTGCACTTTATCATAAAGTTGTCGGACTTTTCTAACTGCTCAGCTTTAAGCTCTTACACGCAGTAAATTACATGGGCTGAACCTCTTTAGAGTGACTAGTACCAGACTGTTCTCATGTTCACACTGACTctttatttaaataatcaaatcTGCTAAGGGGCAATGTAACAAATCTTGTAAAACTGTATCATCATTATcagaaaattaaatgttttattaaactcTGATGCTTAGTTTGTGCACTAGATTTTCCGTCATATGTCATACACATTCCTGTTTGGCATTTATTATCATTAGCATGCAGGGTGGAGTATTTCACTTTGTTCCCAGATCATTCCAATTTAACTTCAAGTGAAGAACAATCTTGTAATCACTTGTGTATTAGATACAGACCGCATGGTGAAGCCGTTCAGGCCGCTGTTTTCAAGCATCCTGTTGGATGTGTTTTCCAGGAAATGTAAATACTACTGCGTATTGTGCACTTTACTTTTTTGACAGACATCAATATCATGATATTCAAATTAGATGGATTTGAAAACGGATGGTTGACAATGTAATAATTGTTCATTTCTTAGCCAGCAAGTATTCAGTCAAATGATTGATGCCTATAAGTGTGTTATGAACTTTGCGTTAATTTTTTTTGGGAAAACGATGTTTGGTTTTTGGGTAATTATAAAATGACATTAGAAATGCTATTTGCAAAGTTTGTTATACTAATTTGAAGTTTATTTCAtggcttaaatatatatatatatatatatatatatatatatatacatatatatacatacacacacgtttttattttatttattttttttgttagaagacaaatatttttcatatatttaaaactttgaaAATGCAGATCCTGTTgtgaataataatgaaaaatgacTGTTTAAAACAGTAGTTCCATTGTTACCACAGAATTTGGCTCTTTCATaacattttcttaatttgttggtTGATGTCAAATGCTACTCTGTGTATGAGACTTGAGGCTCGGGACGCACCAAGCCGTCAGTCTCCTTTTGAATGACTAAtttatgtgatcctggaccaaaaaattgtcataagggtcaatttttcaaaattgagatttatacatcctctgaaagctgaataaatacgctttcaatgatgtatggtttgttaagataagaCAGTATTAGAAAAATTTGGAATCTTAAGGgttcaaaaaaaatctaaatacctttaaagttgtccaaaggaagttcttggcaatgcatattactaatcagaaatgatgttttgatttatttactgtagaATATTTaccaaaacatcttcatggaacatggtctttacctaatatcctaatgatttttggcataaaagaaaaattgattgtGACCTATTATTTTAGGCTATTTCTACACATGGGTCGCAGGGTCGCATGTACTATTGATAGCTGTTGATATAAATGGCTAATTCTTCTCAAGCAGGTGTAGAATGCACATGCAAGTTTGTAGTCGGCTGTAGTCTGTGCGCTGTGTTCAAGTACATCTTCGTGGTCCAGACTGTACCGAGGCAATAACACCGTTGGCTTAAATCCATAATTTTGATGTAACTGTCAGTCATTTAGCATTTCTTTTGTAAAATGGTTGTCAAatattaaaggggacattggatgaaATGTtcactttaactttttttttttttttttttttttttacatttagttggGTTTCTGGCATGTCTGGCAGTTCAGAAAAGCTGAAAAGAAAACATGCAGCCAGTTCATTATGAGCTGTCTGAGTCTGAAACTGTTATCCAGCGACCTGTTTCAATTTGCAGCTGGTTTCTACTTAGCTACATAGCTAGCCATTTGAATAAGACCAGGGTGAGCAGTAGCTTATTATGCACTTAAACAAGTTcttgtgaacagagctgtttctGACCAAGTAAAAAAGGTGTTGATTTATATGatcattgagaaattttaagCAAAGTACGTTACAGACATTTCAAGgcaaccctaaagaatcatagcaacttgtgaaaaatgggcatctgatgtcccctttaaacaCACAGTAAGCCCAGAGCATCTGGAAGAGTTGTGTTCATTTACACTGATCCGCTGTAATCACTTTAATATTAGGCTTTTTGCTTTTCAGAGACTATGAATCAGACTCAAAGCAACAGCTACTAAATCTCACACTCATGGTTTTTAATCAAATTACTGTTTCTGTAAAGAAAACAGCTTTGCTTTGTCAGTCCAGCTTGCTTAGTAATAATATCCAATCCTAAAATTTTATCTATTCTACTAAAATTTCTAACGCTAATTTCTGGTTTATTTCAGTGTAGTTTATCAGCAGCTAAATGGCTTGCAGGGATGTGCCAGTTGAACTGTTGTCAAGTTGGtgaaagagttttgtttgagGCACTTAATTGGAAGTAAAAGAGATTTCTACAAGCAGAACTGTAGATTCTAGATCATTCTAGGTGTATATCACCCATAtcagggttcaacgctaaggatttTTTCTACTTGCCCGGTCGGGGTAGTGGTTCAGATTTTTGCTTGCCCTGCCAAAAATTTCACTGGCccaaccaaaaaataaaataaaaaaattaatagttatttcttagccacattttaaataatgtgtcaaaagctaaatataactgtatatttccttaaatacagttgacaatttaaaaaaattataattgtgatgtaactaaatttatgcacaacagtatgtccaggttgatggtcccagatcagcagttaaccatacataaatggaggactcctattaaaggaatgttgttgcaaagaagaaaattaaacaatattagtaaacagagtgttattaagcagaatttatgttaaaagttttgtttttaccttttcatacgCCCACCATTTAattaggctcagaggtgccatgagtgcaatcaaattcataaattaatattataaaattttgaatacagagatctgccagcaggtggcggcaagagactgatttaattactgaatcatattattcatttgattcattcgaacagatggttcattcgggaataaagcaagtgactcttaaagaatgggaaattgaatcatttcactagattcgtttaaaaatgcaCATTCATTTATAAACGAAACtctgctgtgtttgaatggagatgcgcagcggctcagttgtgacttgtttcagactacttttgacaaagaaacagagcaaaatcaggcaatgtaagtcacttaataacttcttgtttatttaactgttgtattaaatcagtacctcatttacaaactcccacaaaaaaatattaaaagttgtcactcatcttagtttgcgatatcacaaagctctattataatcaacggcaCTCTCTATTActtactgcacaatcagtctcttatttacaccctCTCTACACTTAGTTTATGACAAGATTCATGATATGTCCGCGATACATTACTCTACGTTGCAAAAAcgtgtagaaacctttgaagctcccctgagcgcaaacacaaatatgctgatggggtcagtcgcacatggtgctcctaaatatttttttcacagtCGCACGTAGtcatttttagtcgcaaatgcgagttagaAACAGACGTTTTCTTTTTAGCTTCATAATTTGATGTTGCCATCTCTTCGCTGCACTGGTTGATACCAGGTTATGGAAAAAAACAGTGCTTACAACATCCAATCAGATAAGAGGAACCGAAAAGCAATATGGTGTTCACGACATCCGAACCCGATCGGGACAGTGATGATCCTGTCTACTGTCCCAAGTGTCTCGCACGCTGGCCCCGGGCCATCGGGCAGTCCTTATTGTCGAGCCCTGCATATGCTTTGATGCATAAGTGGCAAGTTTATCTCGTCATCTCAAGTGTGATTGTTTCTCAGAAGTTGTGAAATGATGAGACATTTGTGCTCATATAACTACAGCATAGGTTCTCCGTTTACCATCTTAGTCTTATTTCATCAGCTGTCTGTCTGCACAATATCTTAGTTGAAATTTGAGTAAGCTTTTTGCATTGTTGCAGTCTAAATCTTTTCCTGTTTTCTTTTCATTCTTTGTGCAGCGGATGCCAGTCACAGGCTGAATCTCTTCTACCTCGCAAATGATGtcattcaaaactgcaaaaggAAGAACGCTATCATTTACCGAACCACCTTCGCTGAAGTGCTGCCAGACGCCGCCCTGCTGGTCAAGTTAGTAAATCACATGCCCGTGTAGGAGTGTGATTAGTACTGAAGCAGTGACCTCCTGTGCTGACTCTCTGTGTGTTTGTAGGGACGCTAAAGTGTGTAAGTCAGTGGACAGGATCTTCACTATTTGGCAAGAGAGGAATGTTTATCCTGAGGAGCTGATCACTGAGCTGAAGGCCAATCTGctgaagaaagagaaagaaaaagaaaaagagaaggaAAAGGAAAAAGAGAAGGAGAAAGTGAAAGAGCAACAGCCTTCTCCTGGTCAGTTTCTGAGATCTGCACTTACAGTTTCAATGCTGAAGTCTAATACAGACATTTTTAAACTTCATAATAGAGTTTTGTAAATTTTAGCTCTTGTATTGTTTGCCATGTGTAACGGAGTCCAGCTAGTAAGTGCTgggcaggtaaacctcactcccctgatttCAAAGGCTGAATGTTAATGACAAATGCATAACTTCTAAAAAATAATGTGACCATGTGTTTTCTTTTTCCCTTTCTGCAGCTCCAGTCAACCCCAAAACTGCTCTGAAGTCTAAAATTGTGGCGGAGTTCGTAGTAAGTCATGATCTGTCTTTAGGTTTAGACTTTTCccctattattattgttattatgctAATAATGTATTGTTCTTTTCATCAGCCGCATGAATTTGTAGAGCGGTTAATGTCTTACAAGAACTCTCTGGATGAGAGTGATTTAAGAGAGAAGCAGTTAGCTGCTCTCAGAGTGGATGTCTGCAGCACTGAGGCCCTCAAAAGGTTAAAAGGTAACAAAATTGACCAAAAACAGCACTATATAACTGCTTGGAAAAGCTTTTCATACTCTTTCAATTTACACCCATAGATAAAGCAGGAGGGAATAAGTTCTCAAAGGACTTTGAGGAGGGAAGCACAAAGCTGCAGGAATTTGTGACGTTCCTGGAGGGCCAAATAAAAGCAGGTCCTCCGCTGCTGGAGGCACTGGGAAATGCAGACATCTTTTACGAGATGCAATACAAAGAGGTCAAAATTGTTGCCAATGTGAGTGGACTCTGATACCTTGATGATAGATTTATTCACTTTTGCTAACAAGATTTGTGAACATGCTTTCGTAAATGGAACTGATTAATCTTGAAATTACTCTTGAAAATATCTTCTCTGAGGTTCTCTGACTTCTTTACATCAGCCAATTAGGCATGGATATTGGCCTTTTGATCTACCATTAATTTTGTGCTTCTGTCAAACCTCTCACTGCTTCCCGTAGGCATATAAAGCTTTCGCCAACCGTGTCAGTAGTCTGAAGCGTAAGCTGGATGCTCTGAAGGCCACATTGCCCAGTCTGGATGACTCTCCCATACCATCGCCCGCTGAGGACGCCCCGTCCCCCACCGGCTCAGAGTCGCCCTTCCATGGCATGAGTTCCAAGAGCGGTTCAGGTAGTGGGGATGGAAACGGAGTGAGAGGTTTGGAGCAGCAGAAGGACAACAGAGACATAGAGGACATGGACATGTCCGAGGAAGAGGAAACAACAGCAAATGCTGGAATCGTTGGTGAGAGAACGCAGAGGGAAAATTTAATACACAAATTCAGatacaaatgtaacatttaacTGACAGTTCTTTGTTCTCCAGTTGATGAGAGGAAAGAGAAGTCAAGTCTTCCGTCCGTATCCAAGATGACAAACGCAGCAACAAAAAGCTCCCAGATCACCGCTTCTAAACCATCCCAGGTTTTGGCAACTCCCACAAAGACTGTGTCTGGGTCATCAACCAATCAAACACCTCCTGCAAACACTACACCCATAACAACCACACCTGCACCTGCACCTGCCCCTGTTGTTAGCCCCTCTCCCCTCCAGGTGAACTTGGCCAATGTAGATCTGGGCAAGATCAGCTCTATTCTGAACTCCCTCTCCAATGCAATGAAGACCACTGGTGAGTTTCCTTTTTGCAGAACACAACTGACAGATTCTGGAAGTAAAAATACAATTCAGATATGttgtttttatgtttagataAATACAACCTTCTCATTCCTTCTCGATGTTCTCCCTACTGTACTAGCAGGCAAATAATAAAATCCAAGGCCACTGAATAAGTTTGAGAAGAGTTGTTGCTCATGACAGTGTTTTCTTCTTTCTCATCACCCAGGTGTCAGTCCTGTGTCTCGTCCTTCCCCTGGCACACCTACTACACCATCCACCCATGCCTCTTCCTCCAAAGCCCCTCCTTTGACCCCTGGGAGCATTCCCTCGTCCAATCCTCTGGCTAGTATCCTGTCTAAAGTGGATTTCTCCCCCGAAAACATCCTAAATGTTCTCACAAAAACACAGAATCACAGCCCCAATCTGCAGGGTAGGACACATTACTTGTACCATATTGATTTCAAATCTGTTTGTCAAGATGGAAGATGGAATAAAAATAGTTGAACCAGTAGTTATTTTGATATTTATTAAATCTCTATTTTGCAGGTTTGTCCTCTTTCCTTTCATCAGCTCGTTCAGGCACTCTCACCTCTCCAGACCCTGTTCCATCTTCATCTGCCTCTTCTTCATCTTCAGCTGTTACCACAGCTGCAGCAACCTCCACCACATCAACCCCAACAACTCCGAAGGCCCAAAAGCCCACAGGCAACAATTTCAAGCGAGAGTCTGAGCGAGAGAAAGGGAGAGAGTGGGAGAAGGTAAAAGAGAgggaaagagaaaaagaaagggaACGAGAGAAAGAAAGTGAGGCAGAGGATGTAGTAGTCCCCAGCCTGGAGTCAAAGATCAACAGTTTCCTTCAGGGAAATCCTGGTTTCAGCGCTCTCGGACTTGGCTTGGATGACATGGGCAGCAATAGCCCTCTCCTTGTCGGTGGAGACAACCTGGATGGTACCCCTGTCCGAGATGAGAGTGGAAGCACGCCCACCCAAGATGAAATTATGGACTCGCCCCAGGTACTCAATGACCCCCAAAGTGCAGTTCTGTCTGGAGGTCATAACCTTTCACCTACAGCCTATCACAGTGACCCCTGGGATGCCGTGATCACTCCACGAGAGACTCTTGGAGAAAATGAGCGGAAAGACAGGGATTACCGCACACCACCCTCACGACTTGCCGCCTTTAGCCCAGGTTCGACTAAACCGGTCAAGGCCACGACTAAAACCAAAGAGGAAGAAGGCCCGAAGAGAAAAGGACCGGGTTTGAATGTTTCATCTGCCGCCACGGTGCAAGATCCGAAAATAAAGGCAAAGATGGACGGAGAGGGAGAGAAAAGAGCATCCTCCCGCAAGCCAAGTGTAGGATCTGACGATGGGACGAAAGACAAGGAAAGGAAACCTTCAGCTGACAACGAAGACCACTACCATCGCATTGAGACTCTTGTTTCTTCATCCAGCAGTGAGGGAGCACCAATCGAAACCCTTGATTATGGCAACCGCATCCAGACGGTGGAAAGCATCCGCGTGGTTGGGAGAGGCCTGAGAAGAGGGAGCAGTGCTGGTTCTAGAGTGGGTGGGGCCTGGTATGAAGAGGAGGAGTTTATGGAAGCCCCGCCTCCATGTCACCCTGCTAGTCGCAGCCATGAGAATTCTGAGGAGTTGGGATTGGTCCCTCCTCTTccccttcctcttcctcctcctcctccccttCCTGCTCACCTTCTGCCCCCTTTGCAGTATCCACCTCCACCCTATGCAAACGAAGACCCCACACGACCTTCTCATGGCATTCCTCAGCACCATCCTCCCCCTCCGTTTTTTCCCTCCTCCATTCCTCCCGTCCCACCCCCACTTCCTCCCATCCCTCAAACCCCACCTCCTTCCAGAGACTTCCCCCTTTCCTCAAACTCCACCGTTATGGTTGGAGGTGTCCTTGTACCTATAGACCGAGTCCTACCCTATCCACCTGCCAACCTCCATCCTGATGGAGCAGGGCATGGAGGTAGCGGTGGTGGTGCCCCTCCTAGAGGTGGCAAACCCCAACTCCCTTCCTTGTTAGGAGATCCCCCACGCCCAGGCACGGTGAAAGAGCAGTTTGTTTTGCGCCACACCCCACCTCTTCACCGGCCTGGCACCCCAGGAGTTCCTCCACCCCTCCTGGGCAGACTTCGAGAGGGGCCCAGTCCCACACCACCATCACCCTCTACCCCAACCACACCTAATCCTCCGTCCCCTGCTGGGGAACCCCATCCTCATTTGTCTGGCCCCAACCGCCTACCCCTGAACACCCAAAATCAGAGACCCCGCCGCCCTTCCTCCCCTCTGCCCCTTCTCCAATTACCAAACCAGCATCACGCGCTCCGCTCCCCACAGTTTCCCAGAGGTTCCCTGCCCCTACCGCCCCACCGCGAACCCCTTCTACCTGGGACGAAGCGTCCCGGTGCTAGTTTCGGCAGTGGGCCTTTCAACCAGCCCAAAAGGCCGTTCATGCCCCCTCGATATTAGCGTCTTAGAGTGAGTGCTCCGTACAGCCTGAAATAGGAAGTGTAGCAAGTTGCATCACCTGCTAATTGCAGCGTGAGAGTTATACTGCATGTAAATAGACATGCACCGAAATGCCCTGCCCTAGAGCAGCCACATGTTACAGCACTACTCTTCTCAGAGAAAGAAGTTTTCAGATACCCTAAAGATGAACTAGGAGGAGGAGAATATGGAGATCCAGAAACATCCATCGAATATGAAGGAAGGCAAAAGGTGGTTATCCTGTTCAACTGGTGTAATGTGAGAGAGCGGTTGTGgagtgtatgagtgtgtgtggtCTATGGATGTCTTGTAAGTAGATACGCTGACTATCTCTTTCCTTCTGGTAACTGTTCCTTCACTTCTCTACCTTATAACACttgcttttcattttttttctatgTAAAATACTTGTTTCTGCTGTTTGACGGGTTACAGATTACTGTTGTTTGCCTGTTAACCTGTTACTCTTTCACTTTGAGCGCAAAGCCAGTGGATTTCAATTTTGTTTTATTCCTGAGTGATTAAATTATTGACAAAAATGTAATGCTGGGCAACCATAATGGCTTGTAGTGATCTTTCAGCTTCATAAAGCAAAAACGGCCACTTTATCAACCTTCACAAGATGTGAAGAGTTTGGCTCACATTGCGTACAATATAAGCTAACCAAGTGTTCAAGGCATAACTACTCAGTAGTTTTCAAGTGCTTTTCAAGAGTtcctttgcatttttttttctctgatagAGTTCCTACGTGTATTCTGAATAATAAAAGCATTGTGACAAGAAATATTATTGAAAGGAAGGAGACTTTTCTTTACAGGTTGTCTCATGCTTTGTTCAAGAACAGATGTACCTGGATTCATTTCTGTCATTTTGTCTTTAACAGCAATTCTGTTCTTTCCTGTAAATATTATAACTTAATGATGTCCAACATGTTTTCAGGAACATGCAGAGCTTGAATACACAGCTCTGAATATTATTTCCAAACGAAAGCTGAGGAAAGAATTAGTTTGGTTTAATTATTTGCAATTTTCCATTGTATCTGAAATGTTCATCTTTTCAGTCAGTTCTTCGTCTCTAGGATTTTTCCACAGTTAGTCTGATCCTTTATCATGTACACATGATGGAAATATATGAGTTCCTGTCTTTGTTCTACACAAGCCACTCTTTCATGCGTTGCATTTCAGAATGTGATGTCATGCATTTGTTCATAAAACGAAAGCAAATAGAACATCATCTCACAACAATGTTGATACATTGCTTTTCAACAGAATGTTTGACAACTTAAATGTGAATATAACATGTACATTGTTGTAGTTCTCATGCATTGTGTAAggaaaaaaatagttgaaatcAAGTGCTGGAATGTTGATTATTTGAGGAGCGTGGTTTGGtgtcttcatttggacaacatttgCATTCATTGCAAGGAGTACTTCAGAGAACCTACACACTTATTTAACAATATTTGTGATGGCAGCTCTGTTGCACATCAGCATGTTATGCCCAAACAAAGAAATTCAGAATGAATctgcagttgtgacacaaatgtgAAATGTTACTCCTCCAGTTAAATCAGCTTCTATACACCACAGGTTTACTTCTCAATCTTGCCATAAAATCTGGTTTCAGTCATATCAAAGGTACAGATAGCTGTCTGGGTTGTCTAGTTAATTGAACAAATATACAATACATTTCCCAGAAAACATAACTTTGAAGTGTCTAAATGTTCTGCAACTACCTT encodes:
- the rprd2b gene encoding regulation of nuclear pre-mRNA domain-containing protein 2, translating into MAAGPGAASSGHSGGRGSSAALESSLDRRFQGVTNTMESIQGLSSWCIENKKHHSLVVRCWMKWLKKSDASHRLNLFYLANDVIQNCKRKNAIIYRTTFAEVLPDAALLVKDAKVCKSVDRIFTIWQERNVYPEELITELKANLLKKEKEKEKEKEKEKEKEKVKEQQPSPAPVNPKTALKSKIVAEFVPHEFVERLMSYKNSLDESDLREKQLAALRVDVCSTEALKRLKDKAGGNKFSKDFEEGSTKLQEFVTFLEGQIKAGPPLLEALGNADIFYEMQYKEVKIVANAYKAFANRVSSLKRKLDALKATLPSLDDSPIPSPAEDAPSPTGSESPFHGMSSKSGSGSGDGNGVRGLEQQKDNRDIEDMDMSEEEETTANAGIVVDERKEKSSLPSVSKMTNAATKSSQITASKPSQVLATPTKTVSGSSTNQTPPANTTPITTTPAPAPAPVVSPSPLQVNLANVDLGKISSILNSLSNAMKTTGVSPVSRPSPGTPTTPSTHASSSKAPPLTPGSIPSSNPLASILSKVDFSPENILNVLTKTQNHSPNLQGLSSFLSSARSGTLTSPDPVPSSSASSSSSAVTTAAATSTTSTPTTPKAQKPTGNNFKRESEREKGREWEKVKEREREKEREREKESEAEDVVVPSLESKINSFLQGNPGFSALGLGLDDMGSNSPLLVGGDNLDGTPVRDESGSTPTQDEIMDSPQVLNDPQSAVLSGGHNLSPTAYHSDPWDAVITPRETLGENERKDRDYRTPPSRLAAFSPGSTKPVKATTKTKEEEGPKRKGPGLNVSSAATVQDPKIKAKMDGEGEKRASSRKPSVGSDDGTKDKERKPSADNEDHYHRIETLVSSSSSEGAPIETLDYGNRIQTVESIRVVGRGLRRGSSAGSRVGGAWYEEEEFMEAPPPCHPASRSHENSEELGLVPPLPLPLPPPPPLPAHLLPPLQYPPPPYANEDPTRPSHGIPQHHPPPPFFPSSIPPVPPPLPPIPQTPPPSRDFPLSSNSTVMVGGVLVPIDRVLPYPPANLHPDGAGHGGSGGGAPPRGGKPQLPSLLGDPPRPGTVKEQFVLRHTPPLHRPGTPGVPPPLLGRLREGPSPTPPSPSTPTTPNPPSPAGEPHPHLSGPNRLPLNTQNQRPRRPSSPLPLLQLPNQHHALRSPQFPRGSLPLPPHREPLLPGTKRPGASFGSGPFNQPKRPFMPPRY